A region from the Leptospirillum ferriphilum genome encodes:
- a CDS encoding NfeD family protein — protein MRRWLVLAVVLLCLGGTSVAISESPPGLPGRGKTHAVWVFPLAGPVTPPLARSLHRWFQDARKTPPELIVLRIDTPGGLAKAMRSILRDILASPVPVVGFVAPGGARAASAGTYILYACPLAAMADGTNVGSATPIPIGGDRPLLPAPSGPNPPGKGTPPATGSTEDQKIVNDAVASIRSLAQMNGRNADWAEQAVRSAANLSAREALKMHVVNVLAPDVPRLLEKIRGIPFRFRGKEIVLSSLPTDIRTFHPDWSDRWLGILAQPDLAYVFFLAGMALLALEFSHPGLVLPGVAGAVLLLLAAFGLMILPVSLAGLLLVVLGISLMIAEAVLGAFGALGAAGVVSFLLGSLFFYRPSPAWEEWPSHPGYPVIVLVTFATSGFFLGILRMALKARFKPPITGAPAMAGSTGRALESFRERGRIRLHGEIWWATAKDPVAEGQDVRVLEVSGLTLVVEPVRKEEKE, from the coding sequence ATGAGGCGATGGCTTGTCCTGGCGGTTGTCCTGCTGTGTCTGGGCGGGACATCCGTGGCGATTTCGGAAAGCCCGCCCGGCCTTCCGGGAAGAGGAAAAACCCATGCGGTCTGGGTGTTCCCCCTGGCCGGTCCGGTGACCCCCCCTCTGGCCCGGTCGCTCCATCGCTGGTTTCAAGACGCCCGAAAAACCCCTCCCGAACTCATTGTCCTCCGGATCGATACGCCCGGAGGTCTGGCCAAAGCCATGCGGTCCATCCTGCGGGACATTCTCGCCTCGCCTGTTCCCGTCGTCGGATTCGTCGCTCCGGGCGGAGCCAGAGCCGCGAGCGCGGGGACCTACATTCTGTATGCGTGCCCTCTGGCTGCAATGGCGGATGGCACAAACGTCGGTTCCGCCACCCCGATCCCGATCGGAGGAGACAGGCCTCTCTTGCCGGCGCCCTCCGGGCCGAATCCTCCGGGAAAGGGAACGCCGCCGGCAACCGGGAGCACGGAAGACCAGAAGATCGTGAACGATGCGGTGGCATCCATCCGGAGCCTGGCCCAGATGAACGGAAGAAACGCCGACTGGGCGGAACAGGCGGTCCGGTCTGCCGCGAATCTGTCCGCGCGGGAAGCCCTGAAAATGCATGTCGTCAATGTTCTGGCTCCGGATGTCCCCCGGCTCCTGGAGAAAATCCGGGGCATCCCCTTTCGCTTCCGGGGCAAAGAAATCGTCCTGTCCTCCCTTCCGACCGATATCCGGACCTTCCACCCGGACTGGTCGGACAGGTGGCTCGGGATCCTGGCCCAGCCCGACCTCGCCTATGTCTTTTTTCTTGCCGGAATGGCCCTTCTGGCCCTGGAGTTCTCTCATCCGGGCCTTGTTCTCCCCGGGGTCGCCGGTGCGGTTCTCCTTCTTCTCGCCGCGTTCGGACTGATGATCCTTCCGGTCAGCCTGGCGGGCCTTCTGCTGGTTGTTCTCGGGATTTCCCTGATGATCGCGGAAGCGGTGCTCGGGGCCTTCGGCGCGCTCGGCGCCGCGGGGGTCGTGTCCTTCCTTCTGGGCTCCCTCTTCTTTTATCGTCCGTCGCCTGCTTGGGAAGAATGGCCGTCCCATCCGGGGTACCCCGTCATCGTCCTGGTGACGTTCGCGACGAGCGGATTCTTTCTGGGCATTCTCCGCATGGCCCTGAAAGCCCGATTCAAACCTCCGATCACAGGAGCGCCGGCAATGGCGGGATCGACAGGAAGGGCTCTGGAGTCTTTCCGGGAAAGGGGCCGGATCCGGCTTCACGGCGAAATCTGGTGGGCGACGGCGAAAGACCCCGTCGCCGAAGGACAGGACGTCCGGGTCCTGGAAGTGTCCGGGCTGACCCTCGTGGTCGAGCCGGTGAGAAAGGAGGAAAAGGAATGA
- a CDS encoding GGDEF domain-containing protein: MKRVLHLPGLPEGTSFSFSPWTWSGRKLAIFLFLLTVLTVLSYGGALLEVFSWLDDERQARSFSRVVRGIDRIGSDIGQIRLGRSGYLVSGQRAYLVAYTSGIETLFRDTERIRGLLLQSGKISGRAVFDALATHESSILLPLARTLEERGLMETRVHFQKVDRAGGLEETSRYLAELRSRYQKVGDARKTQARLHLLATSGLFGMSFVLFSVFLGVTATRITKDISSVNRLVSHLYHDARHDPLTGLPNRASILDALEACLSRAIPDNGRVALLYIDLDRFKEVNDRLGHEQGDLALRLVSERFLGAIRENDTLARLGGDEFLLLLRSVVHEKTPESIAQRLIRAMEAPFCLGESEARMGASIGIALFPDHGIEASVLLKQADEAMYRSKTAGGNTYRLSFPPGEAEEGGTPEPDMSVTFHPDNI; encoded by the coding sequence ATGAAGCGCGTTCTTCACCTTCCCGGTCTACCTGAGGGTACCTCTTTTTCTTTTTCTCCCTGGACATGGTCCGGCCGAAAGCTGGCCATTTTTCTTTTTCTCCTGACGGTTTTGACCGTTTTGTCCTATGGCGGCGCCCTTCTCGAAGTCTTCTCCTGGCTCGACGATGAACGCCAGGCCCGATCTTTCTCCCGGGTGGTCCGGGGAATCGACCGGATCGGCTCGGATATCGGCCAGATCCGGCTGGGCCGATCCGGCTATCTGGTGTCCGGCCAGCGGGCCTATCTGGTGGCCTACACCTCCGGCATCGAAACCCTCTTCCGGGACACCGAAAGAATCCGGGGTCTTCTCCTTCAGAGCGGGAAAATTTCCGGCAGGGCTGTTTTCGATGCTCTGGCAACGCACGAATCCTCCATCCTTCTTCCCCTTGCCCGAACGCTCGAAGAGCGGGGCCTGATGGAAACCCGGGTGCACTTCCAGAAAGTCGACCGGGCCGGCGGTCTGGAAGAGACGTCCCGCTATCTTGCCGAACTTCGTTCCCGCTACCAGAAAGTGGGAGATGCCCGCAAAACGCAGGCCCGTCTCCACCTCCTGGCGACATCGGGCCTGTTCGGGATGTCGTTTGTCCTTTTTTCCGTTTTTCTCGGGGTGACGGCCACCCGGATCACAAAAGACATCTCCAGCGTCAATCGCCTTGTTTCCCATCTCTACCACGACGCCCGCCACGACCCGCTGACGGGACTCCCCAACCGGGCCTCCATTCTGGATGCGCTTGAAGCCTGTCTTTCCAGGGCTATCCCGGACAACGGCCGGGTAGCTCTTCTCTACATCGACCTGGACCGGTTCAAGGAGGTGAACGACCGTCTTGGACACGAGCAGGGAGATCTGGCGCTCCGTCTGGTCAGCGAACGCTTCCTGGGGGCGATTCGCGAAAACGACACCCTGGCCAGACTGGGGGGGGACGAGTTCTTGCTTCTGCTGCGGTCCGTGGTCCATGAAAAGACCCCGGAAAGCATTGCACAGCGCCTGATTCGGGCGATGGAGGCGCCGTTCTGTCTGGGGGAGAGCGAAGCCAGAATGGGGGCGAGCATCGGAATTGCCCTCTTTCCCGACCATGGAATCGAAGCGTCTGTTCTCCTGAAACAGGCGGACGAAGCCATGTACCGATCGAAAACCGCCGGCGGAAACACCTATCGCCTGTCTTTTCCGCCGGGGGAAGCGGAGGAGGGGGGGACTCCCGAGCCGGACATGTCCGTCACTTTCCATCCCGATAACATCTGA
- a CDS encoding PAS domain-containing protein yields MEHRFSGHGREVRLIPKTPGQPKGHAVDKNILTQEEIMALLDWDPQAGRSEQSRADMPAECSSLEERPSDGSGTSFSPSTDFFRDMLDALGEAMIITDVAGKILFENAVSRDLLAKPLSAIRKKTFGAAVPLLDRHRRRHPTDPVQKVLREKEPFRFPQGTILLRPDGSTVPVDGTATPFFDPDGRPEGVVVSFRKKGRPLKLSNPATLPSLKEWQAL; encoded by the coding sequence ATGGAGCACAGATTCTCGGGGCACGGTCGTGAAGTGCGGCTGATCCCGAAAACTCCCGGACAACCCAAAGGACATGCGGTGGACAAAAATATTCTGACGCAGGAAGAAATCATGGCCCTTCTGGACTGGGATCCCCAAGCCGGGAGGAGTGAACAATCCCGGGCGGATATGCCGGCGGAATGCTCTTCTTTGGAAGAGAGGCCTTCTGATGGGTCCGGGACATCCTTTTCTCCATCCACCGATTTTTTCCGGGATATGCTGGATGCGTTGGGGGAAGCGATGATCATTACCGATGTCGCGGGAAAGATCCTGTTCGAAAATGCCGTTTCCCGGGACCTTCTCGCCAAGCCCCTCTCCGCCATCCGGAAAAAAACGTTTGGGGCGGCCGTTCCTCTCCTCGACAGACACCGGAGACGACATCCGACCGATCCGGTGCAAAAAGTTCTGCGGGAAAAAGAACCCTTCCGGTTCCCGCAGGGAACCATCCTGTTGCGCCCGGACGGATCGACCGTCCCTGTCGATGGAACGGCCACCCCTTTCTTTGACCCGGATGGCCGGCCCGAAGGCGTGGTGGTCAGCTTCCGGAAAAAGGGACGTCCCTTGAAACTTTCCAACCCGGCAACATTGCCTTCCCTGAAGGAATGGCAGGCGCTTTAA
- a CDS encoding homoserine dehydrogenase, which translates to MKPVSVLLIGLGRVGSRFYEKFRELGEARVRLVGVCEIDERHPLLQRAREEGVRVYENFEEALAPSENPVDIILDTTNIPDVKTRIRHRLEETGNRHTVLLPLVASYLLWHMAAPGEDLPENHVQPGY; encoded by the coding sequence ATGAAACCTGTGTCTGTGCTGCTGATCGGACTGGGACGTGTCGGATCGCGTTTTTACGAAAAATTCCGTGAACTGGGGGAGGCCCGGGTCCGGCTTGTCGGCGTGTGTGAAATCGATGAGCGCCATCCTCTCCTCCAGCGGGCCCGGGAGGAGGGCGTCCGGGTCTACGAAAACTTTGAAGAGGCCCTGGCGCCTTCGGAAAATCCCGTCGACATCATTCTCGACACGACCAATATTCCGGACGTGAAGACCCGGATCCGCCATCGGCTTGAAGAAACCGGAAACCGCCATACGGTGCTTCTTCCGCTGGTCGCTTCCTATCTTCTCTGGCATATGGCTGCTCCCGGGGAGGACTTGCCGGAGAATCATGTGCAACCCGGTTACTGA